From a single Okeanomitos corallinicola TIOX110 genomic region:
- a CDS encoding J domain-containing protein codes for MPKKTKSASPKSTNPTLALSDLHIYLESLEKDHQSILKKIKKKRTELNNFVERMRDIATEMFQKSSPIFQKRADLDQEIHAIFTEIFTTRKFGKQTQKKIESLYMSLQMEGIISPKALGEEEDDDDPELDELFENPEFNDDENHQNRHQYWYSQDELETASAPRTEDSKKVRQTFLKLAEIFHPDKVQDPDTHKSHTEIMKEINKAYQEGDLARLLEIENQHQLGENIDNNNEDDLTRRCKKLEQQNEILKNQYDKLRQELSLAKNTPEGSMVSDFRKAKKQGFDPIDLMLKTLDSQINVIEEIRDFVQAFKDKKMTIKEFLEGPESLRDSSDEMMEALLEEIMEELGGVIIFQ; via the coding sequence ATGCCTAAAAAAACCAAATCTGCATCCCCAAAATCTACAAACCCAACCTTAGCACTCTCAGACCTACATATATATTTAGAATCTCTAGAAAAAGACCATCAATCAATACTCAAAAAGATTAAAAAGAAACGCACAGAATTAAATAATTTTGTGGAAAGAATGCGTGATATAGCCACAGAAATGTTTCAAAAATCCAGCCCTATTTTTCAAAAAAGGGCAGATTTAGATCAAGAAATTCATGCCATTTTTACAGAAATTTTCACAACTAGAAAGTTTGGTAAACAAACCCAAAAGAAAATAGAATCTTTGTACATGAGTTTGCAAATGGAAGGAATCATCAGCCCCAAAGCACTTGGAGAAGAAGAAGATGATGATGATCCAGAATTAGATGAATTATTTGAAAATCCAGAATTTAATGATGATGAAAATCATCAAAATCGTCATCAATATTGGTATTCACAAGATGAATTAGAAACAGCATCAGCGCCCAGAACCGAAGACTCTAAAAAAGTGAGACAGACATTCTTAAAACTAGCAGAAATCTTTCATCCTGACAAAGTACAAGATCCAGACACCCACAAATCTCACACAGAGATCATGAAAGAAATTAATAAAGCTTATCAAGAAGGGGATTTAGCACGATTATTAGAAATTGAAAATCAGCACCAGTTGGGAGAAAATATTGATAATAATAATGAAGATGATTTAACTCGCAGATGTAAAAAACTAGAGCAGCAAAACGAAATTCTCAAAAATCAATATGATAAATTAAGGCAAGAACTAAGTTTAGCTAAAAATACCCCAGAAGGGTCAATGGTTTCTGACTTCCGCAAAGCTAAAAAACAAGGATTCGATCCCATTGATTTAATGTTAAAAACCCTAGATTCCCAAATTAATGTGATTGAAGAAATCCGTGATTTTGTTCAGGCGTTTAAAGATAAAAAAATGACTATCAAGGAATTCCTAGAAGGTCCAGAAAGTTTACGTGATTCCAGTGATGAAATGATGGAAGCACTGCTAGAAGAAATAATGGAAGAGTTAGGTGGAGTAATTATTTTTCAATGA
- a CDS encoding alpha/beta hydrolase — protein MNQQRLRKLLIGDFTWSRMLKSLVLIYIVFAVYVYFRADSMIFLPPSPGYEDTKEIIKLKTRNNQRISAIYLQNPTAKYTIMYIHGNAEDLGSVRSTLEKIRDLGFSVFAYDYRGYGTSEGTPTETSAYEDIETAYNYLIQELQITSEKIIVFGRSVGGGSAVDLAVRKPVGGLVLESAFTSAFRVVVPVPILPFDIFNNIDKIQKVKCPVLIMHGKQDEIVPFQHGKKLFASVKSPKLYLWVDSAKHNDFDLVAGDKYGQTLRDFVQIISSNH, from the coding sequence ATGAATCAGCAACGTCTGAGAAAACTATTAATTGGCGATTTTACTTGGTCAAGAATGCTTAAATCCTTAGTCTTAATCTATATAGTATTTGCCGTATATGTATATTTCCGTGCAGATAGTATGATTTTTCTTCCCCCCAGTCCTGGATATGAAGACACAAAAGAGATTATAAAACTCAAAACCAGGAATAATCAGCGAATTTCCGCTATTTACCTCCAAAATCCCACTGCTAAATATACAATTATGTATATTCACGGAAACGCTGAAGATTTGGGTTCTGTTCGCTCAACCTTGGAAAAAATAAGAGATTTAGGCTTCAGTGTTTTTGCTTATGACTATCGTGGTTATGGAACGAGTGAGGGAACACCCACAGAAACATCAGCTTATGAAGATATTGAAACTGCTTACAATTATTTAATTCAAGAATTACAAATCACATCAGAAAAAATCATAGTTTTTGGACGTTCTGTAGGTGGTGGTTCAGCGGTAGATTTAGCAGTAAGAAAACCTGTGGGTGGTTTAGTGCTGGAAAGTGCTTTTACTTCAGCTTTTCGGGTAGTTGTACCTGTACCGATTTTACCTTTTGATATATTTAATAATATAGATAAAATTCAAAAAGTCAAATGTCCGGTTTTGATAATGCACGGTAAACAGGATGAAATTGTTCCTTTTCAGCATGGTAAAAAGTTGTTTGCATCTGTCAAATCACCTAAACTTTATTTGTGGGTAGACTCAGCAAAACATAATGATTTTGATTTAGTTGCAGGAGATAAATATGGACAAACTCTAAGGGATTTTGTGCAAATTATTTCCTCAAATCATTGA
- the rpmB gene encoding 50S ribosomal protein L28 yields the protein MSRRCQLTGKKANNAMSISHSHRRTKRLQHANLQNKRVWWPGGNRWVKLKLSTKAIKTLDSKGLEAMAKEAGINLNHY from the coding sequence ATGTCCCGTCGTTGTCAATTGACTGGTAAGAAAGCTAATAATGCCATGTCCATTTCCCACTCCCACCGTCGCACCAAGCGTTTACAACACGCTAACCTGCAAAATAAGCGGGTTTGGTGGCCTGGTGGTAATCGTTGGGTGAAACTAAAACTTTCTACTAAAGCCATTAAAACCCTAGACAGCAAAGGTTTAGAGGCAATGGCAAAAGAAGCAGGTATCAATTTGAATCATTACTAA
- a CDS encoding pilus assembly PilX N-terminal domain-containing protein, translating to MQKTINTRLKMALLLHRGESGFAIVIAVTLGIIMILVGLTMTIRSQGDTIVASNQKQTQQALAAAESGIAFYKTFFNKSGANRRLSQYPDCINRTNSDPGAGCNDSATTTLVREMSWSNLQNIQGMTSACNVTDLDDIRDIYASTDWKDVDDPLNPDPNFQPGKKQFRLVSYIYRRGELTSQPGIGRLTVEGRITPEGQNNTTTSIARLEASIPIRPGDINGIPFPAVWVGGSSDTDGTGRNRIDGDILINNCDADLSTMETSGIIGNHKVIKTDLIMPSIPPQPDERIIGSPPENPPTDPFDDNAHVPGTIPLGAVSGNITLPNNTEDFSNPSRPKPKDEHFRMDFAGEDAYYYTISSIANNTTIKIKPNTKVVFYFSGSISRNVDIICETDGACEPMSLTIFGTSTESNPQICINGGRRIEAFILAPNYDVGVNGGGNAINYKGAVWAKRWGEATGCSSSAGGSHVHVQQEGTWDAVAGAITMDSQLPPIVNPTGAWTRKEVN from the coding sequence ATGCAAAAAACTATCAATACCAGATTAAAAATGGCTTTGCTTCTCCACCGTGGAGAATCGGGATTTGCTATAGTAATCGCTGTTACTCTAGGGATAATTATGATTTTGGTGGGGTTAACTATGACTATCAGGTCTCAAGGAGATACAATTGTCGCCTCAAACCAAAAGCAAACACAACAGGCATTAGCCGCAGCTGAAAGCGGTATTGCTTTTTACAAAACATTTTTCAATAAAAGTGGTGCGAATAGGCGACTATCTCAATATCCAGATTGTATAAACCGTACTAACAGTGATCCTGGAGCAGGGTGTAATGATAGTGCGACTACCACTCTTGTTAGGGAAATGAGTTGGTCAAACTTACAAAATATCCAAGGGATGACATCAGCTTGTAATGTTACAGATTTAGACGATATTAGGGATATATATGCTAGTACGGATTGGAAAGATGTAGACGACCCACTTAACCCAGATCCAAACTTTCAACCAGGAAAAAAACAATTTAGACTTGTTTCTTACATATATAGACGTGGTGAACTAACATCGCAACCAGGCATAGGTAGATTAACTGTTGAAGGTCGAATAACTCCAGAAGGGCAAAACAATACTACTACATCTATTGCTAGGTTAGAGGCAAGTATTCCCATCCGTCCCGGTGATATTAATGGTATTCCATTCCCAGCAGTATGGGTTGGTGGTTCTAGTGATACTGATGGTACAGGTCGTAATCGAATAGACGGCGATATACTTATAAATAATTGTGATGCTGACCTCAGCACAATGGAAACCAGTGGCATTATCGGCAATCATAAGGTGATCAAGACAGATTTGATCATGCCATCCATACCACCGCAGCCAGACGAAAGAATTATTGGTAGTCCTCCTGAAAATCCTCCTACCGATCCGTTCGATGATAACGCTCATGTGCCAGGTACTATTCCCTTGGGAGCAGTTAGTGGTAATATCACTCTTCCTAATAATACTGAGGATTTTAGTAATCCTAGTAGACCTAAACCTAAAGATGAGCATTTCAGGATGGATTTTGCTGGTGAAGATGCCTATTATTACACGATCAGTAGCATTGCCAATAACACAACCATAAAAATTAAACCCAATACAAAAGTAGTTTTCTATTTCTCAGGAAGTATTTCTCGAAATGTGGATATCATCTGTGAAACCGATGGTGCTTGTGAACCTATGAGTTTAACAATCTTTGGAACTTCTACTGAGAGTAATCCACAGATTTGTATCAATGGTGGCAGAAGAATTGAGGCTTTTATTTTAGCTCCCAACTATGACGTAGGAGTTAACGGAGGAGGAAACGCAATTAATTATAAAGGGGCAGTTTGGGCTAAACGTTGGGGGGAAGCAACTGGATGTAGTTCTAGTGCTGGTGGTAGCCACGTTCATGTACAACAAGAGGGAACATGGGACGCTGTTGCAGGGGCAATAACAATGGATTCTCAACTGCCACCAATCGTTAATCCTACAGGTGCATGGACAAGAAAAGAGGTGAATTAA
- a CDS encoding prepilin-type N-terminal cleavage/methylation domain-containing protein has translation MNKQKPHPDSGFSLLEVLVSIIVVTFFTAAAMQMMVISATFKAKAKVYTTASNLIQEDLERIRNKASEYEFPQAIVTTADVNGLLIANPNTRTIKLSSVENLTTSDEVQFTGTPDVYKDFSINSIDNEITLALPGLETSVSNDTVLVNNTLCNAASESTGLAAKLRTKTVTDLISQTGFSYENVAYKAVSGYAPYTIPKTEKKIWVMREDTTVNASPYDVLKINYLVVPDNNGNPDNNPDRFIAEVSSEVIPNASYQCLKQ, from the coding sequence ATGAACAAGCAAAAACCCCATCCAGATTCTGGCTTTAGCTTACTCGAAGTTTTGGTTTCCATCATAGTAGTTACTTTCTTTACAGCAGCGGCTATGCAAATGATGGTAATTTCTGCTACTTTTAAAGCCAAAGCTAAAGTGTACACAACAGCAAGTAACTTAATTCAGGAAGACCTGGAACGGATCAGAAATAAGGCCAGTGAATATGAATTTCCTCAAGCAATTGTGACAACAGCTGATGTTAATGGTCTGCTCATTGCAAATCCAAATACAAGAACCATAAAGTTAAGCTCAGTTGAGAATTTAACAACTAGTGATGAAGTTCAATTTACAGGAACACCAGATGTTTACAAAGATTTTTCCATAAACTCTATAGATAACGAAATTACACTAGCATTACCGGGCTTAGAGACTTCTGTATCTAATGATACTGTACTTGTCAATAATACATTATGTAATGCTGCAAGCGAAAGCACAGGATTGGCTGCGAAATTGCGGACAAAAACAGTAACTGATCTGATTTCCCAAACAGGATTTTCTTATGAGAATGTAGCTTATAAAGCTGTTTCTGGTTACGCTCCTTATACCATACCGAAAACAGAGAAGAAAATATGGGTAATGCGAGAAGATACTACCGTTAACGCTTCCCCTTATGATGTCTTAAAGATTAACTATTTAGTTGTTCCAGACAATAATGGTAATCCAGATAATAATCCTGACCGATTCATAGCTGAAGTTTCTAGTGAGGTAATACCCAATGCGTCATATCAATGCCTTAAACAATAA
- a CDS encoding type II secretion system protein, which produces MRHINALNNNQGFTITEVLTVVVIVGILMAFSAPSFLAWNHRKQVDSAITNIEGAIKEAQRQAIAKSKTCNIAFDTTIPRVTSNGNTCLITGDRTLENVSLATSISDFNFNLSGESSSQVTVVVTHNVNNNLKKCLVVSSPLGLIGKGDYTGTGTTFANCNP; this is translated from the coding sequence ATGCGTCATATCAATGCCTTAAACAATAATCAGGGATTTACAATTACAGAAGTTCTAACTGTAGTAGTAATTGTTGGTATTTTGATGGCTTTTTCTGCCCCTAGTTTCTTGGCTTGGAATCACAGAAAACAAGTAGACTCTGCAATCACTAATATTGAAGGTGCAATCAAAGAAGCTCAGAGACAAGCCATCGCTAAGTCAAAGACTTGTAATATAGCTTTTGATACAACTATACCTAGAGTTACTAGCAACGGAAATACCTGTTTGATAACAGGCGATCGCACATTAGAAAATGTGTCATTAGCAACCTCTATCTCTGATTTTAACTTTAATTTGTCGGGGGAATCATCATCCCAGGTTACGGTTGTTGTAACTCATAATGTTAACAACAATCTCAAAAAATGTTTAGTTGTATCTAGTCCACTGGGATTAATTGGCAAGGGTGATTACACTGGTACTGGTACTACTTTTGCTAACTGTAATCCCTAG
- a CDS encoding type II secretion system protein, giving the protein MKSQIKKIKSDFVVEKGFTLIELLVATVIMSLVVTLAGTAFVSILQQNKKAEFETQRRTNLNRALDYIANEIRMANTISAGSDSEVMSLTIPTLTINYPVGVTNPTPNDALSYEFDNSNTVTYSIGDSTGVWADNSNPPSKSITRNGNFIVDAIKAPVREGNPLTCPNGTVYETTSGTCIPNCADGSTLSPADPVTGRNGFYACIYDSGNKADLYLYGKLSDDTSETMEVKSTVFTRAESVN; this is encoded by the coding sequence ATGAAATCTCAAATCAAGAAAATCAAATCTGATTTTGTGGTCGAGAAAGGATTTACATTAATAGAACTCCTGGTAGCAACAGTCATCATGTCACTTGTTGTTACTTTAGCTGGAACAGCATTTGTATCTATACTCCAACAAAACAAAAAAGCAGAATTTGAAACTCAGAGGCGTACTAACTTAAATCGTGCCTTAGATTATATTGCTAACGAAATTAGGATGGCAAATACAATAAGTGCTGGAAGTGATTCAGAAGTGATGAGCTTAACAATCCCTACACTCACAATAAATTATCCAGTAGGTGTTACCAACCCTACACCGAATGATGCACTATCTTATGAGTTCGATAACTCTAATACTGTTACCTACTCTATAGGCGATAGCACTGGTGTATGGGCTGATAATTCTAATCCACCATCAAAATCCATTACACGTAATGGTAATTTTATTGTTGATGCAATTAAAGCTCCAGTACGTGAAGGCAACCCTCTCACTTGTCCAAATGGCACTGTCTATGAAACCACTTCTGGTACTTGTATACCCAATTGTGCAGATGGCAGTACACTAAGTCCAGCAGATCCAGTCACTGGACGTAATGGTTTTTATGCCTGTATATATGACAGTGGAAATAAAGCTGACCTATATTTATATGGTAAATTATCAGATGACACAAGTGAGACAATGGAAGTCAAAAGTACAGTATTTACTAGAGCGGAGTCAGTCAATTAA
- the hpsA gene encoding hormogonium polysaccharide biosynthesis protein HpsA, with product MSAFTKTITKVIKSIFRRQKKRTSANAGFVLPTVAMVSIAVVLLTLIIIFRSFERAKHASNVRVNQTVINAAAPAIDRGRAKINKLFQDKRISTSLPSDQELDEIFNEYIPEYTFGDETPLQLTANNNTLNSAWKFPVDTDNNGKFDSYTLYAIYYKNPPKNSDNNRYFRARNTVEARTTPMNPSDLTSKCHALFGTNPELIDINGWFKMGSKMKKAIFVYTTTVPITSSESITSGGADSYEIYQGNRSFAALEYHQDRVQIPPNNYAIIYEDDLEITPDQDFNINGKILTNGNLLTAGKSANVRIYQISSPESCFYEAENSKILVAGNLGAGGFTDSADAGTATTIDLFKDKNTNPESEAGYNPNVTANKSVTNAPSDLAYNNLAYAKRINRLVDAQFYSSSGSDPQEVTDAIDSKIEELGSGYTRDLDDIIRRHQLEIYFKRRTRRVPFGEVAFGEEARDTNSGNPLQGSGDTLRPIDKWAYPFGSDGISASGYSQMSLNIAGGSLKPSATEPVDKLQKELASVEQYLGDRTIVGNNLPEKWWDEETEQFFSTNIDDTQDIGSINWDLSQEPTQRTRRTISHTLADIAATERDGDWEYAAAKIPNSEQENLVGGLRVVTGAGIYLPRNNTANDRNFIDASTQIWSDMMPVPQAPVSSTSNPYSMYDSSLNFYLPKMLESDITTPYLKMRATVVYHYKAVNSQRHPRPLACISSFYVPTNSTTAKNISILPDVVGIEKDVNGLSNNGIVYSPPVGSAAGYTDLLNYQASLQYANGRWVNEPLRKALEKGERDRTISEHSAVDAALCALQIMDGNISPVSGSPPIPHGAIKEIAFLDSQQIKANQTSSPDTDLSYDLPLQDRQPLEIRATVIDLNLLRTTSIGSEYLLPKSGIIYATRDDALADMSAGTSASAKSESAVDFKLDPSRRPNAIMIATSDGSATKLFRGDSNSYISGAKGLIFASNLPVYIKGDFNKHTQSEFNSEIASNWGNFYTRSGTNTNFACRPGQPGRVNCNSGDEWRNAVVLSDSITLLSDNFRFGFRDEGDYDWNNNSDDPILLENRPENFKYNAYAPTITENYNSEGIPKLDLDANTRGIQGSSYFHNFVTPIVKQIEAREYLLEVCSVPDIELCNNDPKLWVITNVSYQNYDGQGQNNWRDGGRNIEGQPMSSIKTGSLGYANPPSNGWQDENLPRRIAFQRDIDTGELTTPLQIYGVDNRNKISTFPADGSQLPRTAKNSAGDTYLIPWLKVDENGNWQPVLQIKQPFATPDDSNNNDSISSSSHNNWLQIAKENTFNLIIATGDTPGRPTEDNGGLPNLVRFLENWHDIPLKINGAFMQMKKSAYSTGTYSTSINTQSSDFLYKTTLNNGMSSGHFPPRRTWSYDVGLLLQTPDLFSQKLVTTSNTLPSEYFREIGRDDNWIETLLCAKNSSGGYAIDTDQRPNCN from the coding sequence GTGAGTGCATTTACAAAAACAATTACTAAAGTTATAAAATCTATTTTTCGCCGCCAAAAAAAGCGAACATCAGCCAATGCAGGTTTCGTGTTACCAACAGTAGCAATGGTATCAATAGCCGTTGTTTTACTCACTTTAATCATTATATTTCGCTCCTTTGAAAGAGCAAAACACGCCAGTAATGTGAGAGTAAATCAAACCGTAATTAATGCTGCTGCACCTGCAATTGATCGCGGAAGAGCAAAAATAAATAAACTATTTCAAGATAAACGTATTTCCACATCCTTACCATCAGATCAAGAATTAGATGAAATATTTAATGAATATATTCCAGAATATACATTTGGTGATGAAACACCACTACAATTAACAGCTAATAATAACACCTTAAATTCAGCTTGGAAATTTCCCGTAGATACAGATAATAACGGTAAATTTGATAGTTATACATTGTACGCAATTTATTATAAAAATCCTCCTAAAAATAGTGATAATAATAGATATTTTCGAGCTAGGAATACCGTAGAAGCTAGAACTACACCCATGAATCCTAGTGATTTAACTAGCAAATGTCATGCACTTTTTGGTACAAATCCTGAATTAATAGATATTAACGGCTGGTTTAAAATGGGTAGCAAAATGAAAAAAGCTATCTTTGTTTACACCACCACAGTACCGATAACTAGCTCAGAAAGTATCACCTCCGGCGGTGCAGATAGTTATGAAATTTATCAAGGAAATCGCAGCTTTGCAGCTTTAGAATATCACCAAGATAGAGTCCAAATTCCTCCTAACAATTACGCAATTATCTATGAAGATGATTTAGAAATTACCCCAGATCAAGACTTTAACATTAACGGTAAGATATTAACAAATGGCAATTTATTAACAGCGGGAAAATCTGCCAATGTGAGAATTTATCAAATTAGTAGTCCTGAATCTTGTTTTTACGAAGCAGAAAATTCTAAAATTTTAGTAGCTGGTAATTTAGGTGCAGGAGGTTTTACAGATAGTGCAGATGCAGGAACAGCAACCACAATAGATTTATTTAAAGATAAAAACACAAATCCTGAAAGTGAAGCGGGTTATAATCCTAATGTGACTGCTAATAAATCAGTTACAAATGCTCCGAGTGATTTAGCTTATAATAATCTAGCCTATGCCAAAAGAATTAATAGATTAGTTGATGCTCAATTTTATAGTTCTAGTGGCTCAGATCCTCAAGAAGTAACAGATGCAATTGATAGTAAAATTGAAGAATTAGGTTCAGGATATACAAGAGATTTAGATGATATTATTCGCCGTCATCAATTAGAAATATACTTTAAAAGACGTACTCGCCGCGTACCATTTGGGGAAGTTGCATTTGGAGAAGAAGCAAGAGACACTAACAGCGGTAATCCCTTACAAGGTAGTGGTGATACACTACGTCCGATAGATAAATGGGCTTATCCTTTTGGTAGTGATGGCATATCTGCATCTGGATATAGTCAAATGTCCTTAAATATCGCAGGTGGTTCACTCAAACCCAGTGCAACTGAACCAGTAGATAAACTACAAAAAGAATTAGCTAGTGTAGAACAATATTTAGGTGATAGAACCATTGTTGGTAATAACTTACCTGAAAAATGGTGGGATGAAGAAACAGAACAATTTTTTAGTACAAACATAGATGATACCCAAGATATAGGCAGTATAAATTGGGATCTGAGTCAAGAACCCACCCAACGTACTCGTCGGACTATTTCACACACCTTAGCTGATATTGCAGCCACAGAAAGAGATGGAGACTGGGAATATGCAGCAGCTAAAATACCAAATTCAGAACAAGAAAATCTTGTTGGTGGTTTACGTGTAGTTACGGGGGCGGGAATTTATTTACCAAGAAATAATACAGCTAATGATAGAAATTTTATAGATGCTTCCACACAAATTTGGTCGGACATGATGCCAGTCCCCCAAGCGCCAGTATCAAGTACAAGTAACCCCTACTCAATGTATGATTCATCACTAAATTTTTATTTACCTAAGATGCTTGAAAGTGACATAACGACTCCTTATTTAAAAATGCGAGCGACGGTAGTTTATCACTATAAAGCAGTCAATAGTCAGAGGCATCCCAGACCATTAGCTTGTATCAGTAGTTTTTATGTTCCCACCAACAGCACCACAGCCAAAAATATAAGTATATTACCTGATGTAGTAGGCATAGAAAAAGATGTGAATGGCTTATCTAACAACGGTATAGTTTATAGCCCACCAGTTGGTAGTGCTGCGGGTTATACGGACTTACTGAATTATCAAGCTAGTTTGCAGTATGCCAATGGACGCTGGGTAAATGAACCGCTCAGAAAAGCCTTAGAAAAAGGAGAGAGAGATCGCACCATTTCCGAACATTCCGCCGTAGATGCTGCCCTGTGTGCCTTGCAAATAATGGATGGTAACATTAGTCCGGTTAGTGGTTCTCCTCCTATTCCCCACGGTGCAATTAAGGAAATAGCCTTTCTAGATAGTCAACAAATCAAAGCCAATCAAACCAGTAGTCCAGATACTGACTTGTCTTATGATTTACCACTACAAGACCGCCAACCCTTAGAAATTCGCGCCACAGTCATAGACTTAAACTTACTGCGTACTACATCCATAGGTTCAGAATACTTACTACCTAAAAGTGGCATAATTTATGCTACCCGTGATGATGCCCTTGCAGATATGAGTGCTGGTACATCAGCAAGTGCAAAATCAGAAAGTGCCGTAGACTTCAAACTTGATCCTAGCCGTCGCCCCAACGCCATTATGATCGCCACCAGTGATGGGTCAGCAACCAAACTATTTCGAGGTGATAGTAACAGTTATATTTCAGGCGCAAAAGGTTTAATTTTCGCCAGTAATTTACCTGTTTATATTAAAGGTGATTTTAATAAACATACCCAATCAGAATTTAATTCTGAAATAGCATCTAATTGGGGGAATTTTTACACTCGCAGTGGTACTAATACTAACTTTGCCTGTCGTCCTGGACAACCTGGCAGGGTAAATTGTAATAGTGGCGATGAGTGGAGAAATGCCGTAGTTTTAAGCGACTCCATCACCTTACTTTCTGATAACTTCAGATTTGGTTTTCGAGACGAAGGTGATTATGATTGGAACAATAACAGTGATGATCCAATATTACTAGAAAATCGTCCCGAAAATTTTAAATATAATGCCTACGCTCCCACTATTACCGAAAATTATAACAGTGAAGGTATCCCCAAATTAGATTTAGATGCTAATACTAGGGGTATTCAAGGCAGTTCTTATTTTCATAATTTTGTCACACCTATAGTTAAACAAATAGAAGCCAGAGAATATTTATTAGAAGTTTGTTCCGTACCAGATATTGAACTTTGTAATAACGATCCTAAACTATGGGTAATTACTAATGTTTCTTACCAAAATTATGACGGACAAGGACAAAATAACTGGCGTGATGGGGGCAGAAATATAGAAGGTCAACCAATGAGTTCAATTAAAACCGGATCATTGGGTTATGCAAACCCACCTAGTAACGGTTGGCAAGATGAGAACTTACCTCGAAGAATAGCCTTTCAAAGAGATATTGACACAGGAGAATTAACAACCCCATTACAAATTTACGGAGTAGATAATAGAAATAAAATTTCCACCTTTCCCGCCGATGGTTCACAATTACCCAGAACAGCAAAAAATAGCGCAGGTGACACATATTTAATACCCTGGTTAAAAGTAGATGAAAATGGAAATTGGCAACCAGTTTTACAAATAAAACAACCCTTTGCCACCCCAGATGATTCTAATAATAATGACAGCATTTCCTCTAGTTCACATAATAACTGGTTACAAATTGCTAAAGAAAATACTTTTAACTTGATTATTGCTACAGGAGATACACCAGGCCGCCCCACAGAAGACAACGGAGGTTTACCCAACCTAGTCCGTTTCTTAGAAAATTGGCATGATATTCCTTTGAAAATAAATGGTGCTTTCATGCAAATGAAAAAAAGTGCTTATAGTACAGGAACTTACAGCACATCTATCAATACTCAATCTAGCGATTTTTTGTACAAAACCACTCTTAATAATGGTATGTCATCTGGTCATTTTCCCCCTCGAAGAACATGGAGTTATGATGTAGGACTTTTATTACAAACTCCTGATTTATTTTCCCAAAAATTAGTCACAACCTCCAACACTTTACCCAGTGAATATTTTCGAGAAATTGGTCGAGACGATAACTGGATAGAAACTTTATTATGTGCAAAGAATAGCAGTGGTGGTTATGCCATAGACACAGATCAAAGGCCAAATTGTAACTAA
- the hpsB gene encoding hormogonium polysaccharide secretion pseudopilin HpsB: MIKPEKTNQGFTILEALVGMVVASILLAAIAPVLIMSTAIRVESKRIEMASQVARTFIDGVRLGSIAEPTIVSQLSATQNSPRNVATTPEDYLINTSEMPAPASSGELYCADKNGIINNTNCENNLFYIQAGRIVQTTEKNDGYRLAIRVYRADIDFGQTIKINTGSETKQTASPITANIGDKQAPLIEITTDIGNMNTNFYALCQRLGTPVNTSTTEPISCK; the protein is encoded by the coding sequence ATGATTAAACCAGAAAAAACAAACCAAGGATTCACAATTTTAGAAGCATTAGTAGGCATGGTTGTTGCTTCCATCTTACTAGCAGCGATCGCCCCAGTATTAATAATGTCAACCGCCATCCGTGTAGAATCTAAAAGAATAGAAATGGCATCTCAAGTAGCAAGAACATTTATTGATGGTGTCAGGTTAGGTTCTATTGCTGAACCAACCATAGTATCCCAACTGAGTGCTACTCAAAATTCACCTAGAAATGTTGCCACTACTCCAGAAGACTACTTAATTAATACTTCAGAAATGCCCGCACCTGCATCATCAGGCGAACTATATTGTGCTGATAAAAATGGCATCATCAACAATACAAACTGTGAAAATAACCTCTTCTATATTCAAGCAGGACGCATCGTACAAACCACAGAAAAAAATGATGGTTATCGGTTAGCAATTCGAGTTTATCGAGCAGATATTGATTTTGGTCAAACCATCAAAATCAACACAGGTTCAGAAACTAAACAAACTGCATCACCAATCACTGCCAATATAGGAGATAAACAAGCACCATTAATAGAAATAACCACCGACATAGGTAATATGAATACTAACTTTTATGCTTTATGCCAGCGTTTAGGTACTCCTGTAAATACATCAACAACAGAACCAATATCATGTAAATAA